In Elusimicrobiota bacterium, one DNA window encodes the following:
- a CDS encoding ribonuclease H-like domain-containing protein — MIRAYLDVETDERHALTVLGVFRPDRGHRQWIRPNFSRTELLNYLTDVELLMTYNGARFDLPLVRDQLGADLVRLFRHRDLMLDCWAQNLYGGLKKVEQRLGIHRDTEGVDGWAAIRLWHAHRTGDADALDLLLRYNREDVENLEALARKLGVLPAPAAAGGRS; from the coding sequence GTGATCCGCGCCTATCTGGACGTTGAGACCGACGAGCGCCACGCGCTCACGGTTCTGGGCGTTTTCCGACCCGATCGGGGGCACCGGCAGTGGATTCGTCCGAATTTTTCGCGGACGGAATTGCTGAATTATTTGACCGACGTGGAGCTGCTCATGACCTACAACGGGGCCCGGTTTGATTTGCCCCTGGTCCGGGATCAATTGGGAGCGGATTTGGTGAGGCTGTTTCGGCACCGGGATTTAATGCTGGACTGTTGGGCCCAAAATCTGTACGGTGGACTCAAGAAAGTGGAACAACGACTGGGCATTCACCGGGACACCGAAGGGGTGGACGGCTGGGCGGCGATTCGTTTGTGGCACGCCCACCGGACCGGGGACGCCGACGCGTTGGATTTGCTGTTGCGCTACAATCGGGAAGACGTTGAAAATCTGGAAGCGCTGGCGCGGAAGCTCGGGGTTCTCCCCGCGCCCGCCGCCGCGGGAGGACGATCGTGA
- the typA gene encoding translational GTPase TypA yields the protein METVTPKDTGAPRRPDVRNIAIIAHVDHGKTTLVDALFRQTGEFKVKADQAQECLMDSNPQERERGITILAKCTSVQYGETRINIVDTPGHADFGSEVERILTMVDGVLLLIDALDGPMPQTRFVLRKSLELGLRPVVVINKVDRPFADPAKALNNTFDLFVDLGASEDQLDFPIVYASGKNGWATLDLKHPTTDLKPLFETILRHVPGPVADPNSPLQMLTTMVDYSSYVGRIAIGRILAGTVSRNQPVMLMKNDGRALPMRATRIYGFFGLERREIEKAYAGDIVAIAGMEEARVGDTVADAENPVALPPMMIDEPTLSIEFMVNDSPFSGRDGKFLTSRHLRERLEQEVKTNVGLRVEELTQNTFKVSGRGELHLSVLIETMRREGFELAVSRPQVILKTENGKTLEPAEYLVVDIEQSYQGAVMENLGKRGLDIKNMHAEGGGTRLRIEGVIAARALIGFKSEFLAQTKGTGLMHHSFHGYIPRSNVVTRRLAGVLIAKETGLGTSYALESLQARSVLFVAPGTDIYAGMIVGQNARENDMVVNPCKKKALTNMRAAGSDDLIQLIPPRIFSLEQAMAYIEEDELAEITPKNIRLRKKELDHSRRRKTEKEEEEG from the coding sequence ATGGAAACCGTCACACCGAAGGACACCGGCGCGCCTCGACGCCCCGACGTGCGAAACATCGCCATCATCGCCCACGTCGACCACGGGAAAACGACCTTGGTGGACGCGCTGTTCCGTCAGACGGGCGAGTTCAAGGTGAAGGCCGACCAGGCCCAGGAATGCCTCATGGACTCCAACCCCCAGGAGCGGGAGCGGGGCATCACGATTTTGGCCAAGTGCACCTCCGTGCAATACGGCGAAACCCGCATCAACATCGTGGACACGCCCGGCCACGCGGATTTCGGATCGGAAGTCGAACGCATTTTGACCATGGTGGACGGGGTGCTGCTCTTGATCGACGCCCTGGACGGCCCCATGCCCCAAACCCGGTTCGTGCTCCGGAAGTCCCTGGAACTCGGCCTTCGACCCGTGGTGGTCATCAATAAAGTCGACCGCCCCTTCGCCGATCCGGCCAAAGCCCTGAACAACACCTTTGATCTTTTCGTCGACCTGGGCGCCTCCGAAGATCAGTTGGATTTCCCCATCGTCTACGCCTCGGGGAAAAACGGCTGGGCCACCCTGGATCTAAAACACCCCACCACGGACCTCAAGCCCCTGTTCGAAACCATTCTCCGGCACGTGCCGGGGCCCGTGGCCGACCCCAACAGCCCCCTGCAGATGCTGACCACCATGGTGGATTACAGTTCTTACGTGGGGCGCATCGCCATCGGCCGGATTCTGGCCGGGACGGTGTCCCGCAACCAGCCCGTGATGTTGATGAAAAACGACGGCCGCGCCCTTCCCATGCGGGCCACCCGGATCTACGGCTTTTTCGGCCTGGAACGCCGGGAAATCGAAAAAGCCTACGCGGGCGACATCGTGGCCATCGCCGGCATGGAAGAAGCCCGGGTGGGCGACACGGTGGCCGACGCGGAAAACCCCGTGGCGCTTCCCCCCATGATGATCGACGAACCCACGCTTTCCATCGAATTCATGGTGAACGACAGCCCCTTCTCGGGCCGGGACGGCAAGTTTCTCACCTCGCGCCACCTGCGCGAGCGATTGGAACAGGAAGTCAAAACCAACGTCGGCCTCCGCGTCGAAGAACTGACGCAAAACACCTTTAAAGTGTCCGGCCGGGGCGAACTGCACTTGTCGGTCTTGATTGAAACCATGCGGCGGGAAGGCTTCGAACTCGCCGTGTCCCGGCCCCAGGTTATTTTGAAAACCGAGAACGGCAAGACCCTGGAACCCGCGGAATATCTGGTGGTGGACATTGAGCAATCCTACCAGGGCGCGGTCATGGAGAATCTGGGCAAGCGCGGATTGGACATCAAAAACATGCACGCCGAAGGCGGGGGCACGCGCCTGCGCATCGAAGGCGTCATCGCCGCCCGGGCGCTCATCGGCTTCAAATCCGAATTCCTGGCCCAGACCAAGGGCACGGGCTTGATGCACCACAGTTTTCACGGCTACATTCCGCGATCCAACGTCGTGACCCGGCGCCTGGCCGGCGTGTTGATCGCCAAAGAAACCGGGTTGGGCACGTCCTACGCCCTGGAAAGCCTTCAGGCGCGGTCCGTGCTGTTCGTCGCCCCGGGCACCGACATCTACGCCGGCATGATCGTGGGCCAGAACGCCCGGGAAAACGACATGGTCGTCAATCCCTGCAAAAAGAAGGCCCTCACGAACATGCGCGCCGCGGGGTCCGACGATTTGATCCAGCTGATCCCCCCGCGGATCTTCAGCTTGGAACAGGCCATGGCGTACATCGAAGAGGACGAATTGGCTGAAATCACGCCCAAAAACATCCGCCTTCGGAAAAAAGAGCTGGACCACAGCCGTCGGCGAAAAACCGAGAAGGAAGAAGAGGAAGGCTAA
- a CDS encoding trans-2-enoyl-CoA reductase family protein, producing MIIEPQSKGFICLTAHPAGCAKNVALQIEHVSRGGRLAGPKNVLVIGASTGYGLASRIAAAFGYGANTLGVFFEKPAEGKRTATPGWYNTAAFETAAHAAGLKAVSLNGDAFSDELKAQTVAALKKDFGPVDLVIYSLASPRRTHPREGVVFTSALKPIGRAYTSKTVNFQNGQMSEVTLDPATVADIENTVHVMGGEDWAFWIDALQHGGVLARGAVTVAYSYAGPEITAPIYRQGTIGRAKEHLELTAHRLEERLGLIGGRAVVSVNKALVTQASAAIPAMPLYISLLFRVMKNKGLHEGCIEQMRRLFTEHLYAADPPPTDEVERIRVDDWEMRADVQAEVAALWEKAAADNVEQLADLAGYREDFFKLFGFGFPGVDYGADADPNVAIPSLGAAAPSADS from the coding sequence ATGATCATCGAGCCCCAATCCAAGGGCTTCATCTGCCTCACGGCGCACCCCGCGGGCTGCGCGAAAAACGTCGCGCTTCAAATCGAGCACGTGTCCCGGGGCGGCCGCTTGGCGGGCCCGAAAAACGTGCTGGTCATCGGCGCCTCCACGGGGTACGGATTGGCCAGCCGGATCGCCGCGGCCTTCGGCTACGGGGCCAACACCCTCGGGGTGTTCTTCGAAAAGCCGGCCGAGGGGAAGCGCACCGCGACGCCGGGGTGGTACAACACCGCCGCTTTTGAAACCGCCGCCCACGCCGCGGGGCTCAAGGCCGTGAGCTTGAACGGCGACGCCTTTTCGGACGAGCTAAAAGCGCAGACCGTCGCGGCCCTTAAAAAAGATTTCGGCCCCGTGGACCTCGTGATCTACAGCCTGGCCTCTCCCCGACGAACGCACCCCCGGGAAGGCGTCGTCTTCACCTCGGCCCTCAAACCCATCGGCCGGGCCTACACCTCCAAAACCGTCAATTTCCAAAACGGCCAAATGTCCGAAGTCACCCTGGATCCCGCCACCGTGGCGGACATTGAAAACACCGTCCACGTCATGGGCGGCGAAGACTGGGCCTTTTGGATCGACGCCCTTCAACACGGGGGCGTCCTGGCCCGGGGCGCCGTCACGGTCGCCTACTCCTACGCGGGCCCCGAGATCACCGCCCCCATTTACCGCCAAGGGACCATCGGACGGGCCAAGGAACACCTGGAATTGACGGCCCACCGGCTGGAAGAACGGCTGGGCTTGATCGGCGGCCGCGCGGTGGTCTCGGTCAACAAAGCCCTGGTCACCCAGGCCAGCGCCGCCATTCCGGCCATGCCGCTTTACATTTCGCTGTTGTTCCGGGTGATGAAAAACAAGGGCCTGCACGAAGGCTGCATCGAGCAAATGCGCCGGCTGTTCACGGAACATCTCTACGCCGCGGACCCGCCGCCCACCGACGAAGTCGAGCGCATCCGGGTGGACGATTGGGAAATGCGGGCCGACGTCCAGGCCGAGGTCGCGGCCCTCTGGGAAAAAGCCGCGGCGGACAACGTGGAACAACTGGCGGATTTGGCGGGTTACCGGGAAGATTTCTTTAAGTTGTTCGGCTTCGGTTTTCCGGGCGTGGATTACGGGGCGGACGCGGACCCGAACGTGGCGATCCCGTCCCTGGGCGCGGCGGCCCCGTCCGCCGATTCCTGA